In bacterium, the sequence GGCGATGCGTACAATCGAACCGATTCGTACGGTAACAGGAATTCTCTGAAATCCGGATTGTAACTAGCATCGTCCGGATGAACGATCGCATTCCGAAATGTTGCGGGTTCAGGGTACGCATAGGAATAAAAAACCGGTTGTGGGAGTTGTTCATTTCCCGGCCAGAATCCGCAACTGCTTACTTCGTGAGAATATGCCTCGCGCGTAATCCAGTCCGGAAGATGCGGTATTCCGCCTGGATGTTCCGGCGCGCGCCTGCCGGAAAAACGGGTGACAGCAAGATCGAAAGCTCCCCAAAATAGATGAACGGGACTGCATTTTCCAATAAAGCGGGCGCGAAACTTCTTAAACACGCGGTCAACCTGCACAAGCGTACGAAAGAACCTGTTGGCATACTCAGCATCATAAGATGCGTGTTCCGTGTCCTTATCAAACGGAATCGTTGAAGGCGCCTCGTTTGGCACTTTGTGGATCTTTGTTTTTAAATTCAGGTCAGCAAGCAGCTCGAATAATTCCTTGTAGAAGTCTGCAACAGAACGAGGAGCAAGCGCCATTGTCTTGACAGCGCCATCGCTGGTCTGGAGCAAGAGCTTGTGATCAATGAAATCGAAATCAATTTGAAATGTGGTCGTACCGTTCGGTATGGGTGAAGTCGTAAGGCCCCGTGAGGTAACGTAAAGCGTAGCGTGCCAGGAATGATTCACCCAAGGCGTTCTGGTGAGCCGGATCTTGCCGACAATCTGTGTCCACATGTGGAGAGTGGCACAGGTGTCTTTCCATTCGGGAAAAGGTAGCTGTGGCCAATCCGTCATGATCCCATAATAACCGCTTCTGTTCAGTTTTTCACGCGATAGGCAACTTGCACGCAGCCGTTTTTGTGCGTTTTGCAATCGAGCAATTCCAAATCAAGCTGTCTGCCTATTTCGGGAAAGAGTGGAATTCCTGATCCCAGCAAAACCGGATGAATGTTTAGGCTGATTTCATCCACCAGATTTTCCACAAACAGACTTCTCGCCAGATCTCCTCCTCCCATCAACCAGATATCTTTCCCGGGTTCATTTTTCAAAGCTCGGACGAACTCATTACCATTTTCTGAGATGATTGTGGCGCCTTCATCGGGAGTGGTCTGTATCGTACGCGAAAAAACATAGGTCTGAATCGCATGCTTAGAGGAGGCTTTCTTTTTTGGTTTTGCGCTTTTGTTCTTTTGTTTGCGCTTCGGACTGTGAGCGAGGGCAAATTCATAAGTCTTGCGCCCCATCAACACCGTATCGATGGAAGCGAAGAATTCCCGCATACCGTAGTCCCCTTCATGAAAAAGCCAATCCACCGATCCATCTTTGCGCGCGATAAAGTTATCGAGACTGTTCGCAACAAGATATTTTACTTTTCGCATTTTCCCTCCACGATGACGAGTCTACGCGCGGATTCCCGCGAAGTCTTGGCGTTTTTTGATCTTACTTTTGAGTGGGGCGCAGGATCGTTTTACATTTCCCCGGCGCAGTGTGTGTAGTTTTGCGGAACTGCTTATAAAAGCGGCTCAAATCATTGTAGCCGACCTCGTAAGAGACATCGATGATTTCTTCTCCTCTGGCAAGCCGGAGCGGGGCGTCTGCAACGCGCAAGTGGCGAAGATATTCACTCGGACTCATTCCCAGGTCCCGCTTAAATTGGCGGGAGAGATGCTCATGCGTCACGTTAAGCCGCCCTGCTATGCGCGCGATCGATGGGTAGGAAAGATAGTTTTCGTCAATCAAACGTTTCGCATTGTGAGAAAGCAAAGATGGTTTTGGGTTTTTATCGACTGTTTGGTGATTCTGTCCGGCTTTCAATATTTCAATTGCATTTGCGGCGCACTCAGGAGCTTTGAAGACCGGCACTTCAAATATTGTTGGGGAGTTGATGAGCCCGGACGGCAGCGACGCTGTCGCAGCGATTCCTATCAACCGGGCTTTCGCATTCTTAAAATAAGGCTGAGCAATCGAAAAAGGTGGGTAGAAAACTCCAAACCGTTTTGCGGTTGCGTGAATGTGTTCCTGTCCTTTGATAAAAAGGATCTCACCGGAATTCATTTCATAGAGTTCCAGAAGCCACGCTGCGCACATGATCACCGTTGAAGTGAGCACGCCGCCCACTTCTAACTCATCCTGGAACAGGTAGGCACAATCGGACAAAAGTTCCGTTTTGCGGCGTGACAATCGGCCGCCATCATCCAGCACAACTTGAAAATGGGAATTCTCTCGCTGCCTTTTCACTTTCTTTGAATGATAGTCTGAAAATGAAAATGATGTTGCAATCTACCGCGAATGACTTATAGTAAGTGCATGTAAGTGCATGGAGGCCGGAATGGCTGTAAAAACGATTACGATCGATTTGGAAGCTTACGAGCTTCTGGCGGATCAAAAAAAAGAAGGGGAATCCTTCAGCCAGGTGATCAAAAGGAGGCTTCGGCCCAAACCAAGTTTGGAAGATCTTTTAAGGACAATACGAAAAAGTGATCTTTCCGAGAAGGCATTAAGGGATATAACCTCCGTTTCGAAGGTCCTCAGAAAAGAAAAGCTGCGCGAAAGGCGCTAGGGATGGCCTGCCTTGATACGACTTTCCTCGTTGATCTGATTCGGGAGGTGAGGCGCCGGAAAACTGGACCGGCTACAAATCTTCTGAAGAAATTATTGGAAAATGGACATTCCCTTACAATTTCACTGTTTACGATTGCTGAGCTTTACGCGGGCATTCAAACGCACACTGGCAGAGAAAGAGAGTCCCTGGATGAGATTCTCGCCTTGTTTGAAGTACTTCCCTTCGGCACATCAACAGCACGAATATTTGGAGTGCTTTATGGCTCGCTTCGGGCTCAAGGAAGGGAGATCGGTGTCATCGATACTCTGATTGCGAGCGTTGCCATTGAATATAACGAGGTTTTGATCACGCAAAATATCAAACACTTTTCGAGGATCCCCGGGCTTGTGACAAAATCTTATGATTGACGCTCCTTGCATCGGAACAATTCGTCCCAGGGGAGGGCCTGCGGACCATAACGCGTGAGCTCCTTAAACGGTTTGGAGGGACCGTTGGCGGTAGAGGTGTTCGAACAGATTTCCCTCATGAGGTTGATACCAGGAAACCTGATTGGTTGGAACGGGTCCGATATTCAACCGGTCAACGTTTCGGGAACTGAGAAGCTGATCGATAAAGCGTTTGTTTTCGGTCAGAGCAGTTACAACAAGTGTTGGGCCGATGCGATGCGGCATTTCTTCCTGATGCGTTTCAATCACGCTTATATATGGAAAGAGGAATTCTATGTTCGCGAGCGGATGTTCAGGATCCTCACACCAGATAACGGTAGGCAGCAAGAAAGTACAGCCATCTTTTTGAATGAGACGGCCGCCCTCCCGCAATTTTGCAGTCATGTCTTCCGCTCCGGGAATCTGCAAGTAGCGATCGATCAATTCCGAAATGCGTTGAGCAACTTGTGGATTTACAAAAGCTGCAATCTGCGCATGGGGATGGTCCATCGGCAGCGCATCAATTTTCACAAGACGTTTCGCAAGATGAAGAGCGATCTCTTTCCCGTGCGCAGGGACCCAAACACCGGAAGCATTGATGCAGGAGCGGCCTCCATTTTCCAACGCAGATGTAACCATCACATCAGAGTATTTGTACCACTCCGCGATTTTATCGTTCCCAATGAGCAATTTGCTTCGTCCCGGACCATGAACCTGAACACGACGGTCTCCCGCCCATTTGGAAACCGTAGATTCATCGCCAAATAAAATAAGTCGATCACAACGCAGCATGATCTCCGTGGCGCCTGAATGATCTGTCGGATAGAAGCCGAACGCCTCAGGAGGGCATCCCGCCTGGATGAAAGCCTGCGCGATCCTGTAAGGCGTCCATGGTTCCTCGCGGCCTGGCTTCAGAATAACCGGCACTTTGAGCGGAAGGGAAGGCAGCCACAGAGTGTGAACTCCCGGAGAATTGTTTGGAAGTATTGCTCCTAATACATTCGAAAGGCACAGATAACTGACTTCATGTCCGTTCTGCATTCCGTAACCATTATCCAGAACGGAAAGATTGAGTCCACGTGTGAGTCCGTAAAGCACCGATTCCATGTTGTCCAGAACGAGATGGATTTTCGCCATGTTTTTTCTGCAAAGGACTTCCGGCATTCCTGTGGTGGCGGAAGTCTGGCGAATGTAATCTTCCGGAGACTGTTGGTGCTCGTCATCCAGCATCAAATTGGATCCGGAGAAGACATGAGCGGCCCGCTTGCAGATCACGATAAGCTCAGAAACGGTTAAAGTCTCCAGCGCATTTCGGTGTTCTTTTGCTGCTGTTAGATCTTTCGAGATGAGTCCGGTGTTCGCCTGACTCACTTCCACAAAGGGTTCACCCGTTTGAAAGTGGGCCACGCGAACCGTGTTCAAACTCTTGTAAGGTTGACCCGCTCTTAGAATGGGAATATGAAGCATCAGTAAACTCCAACAACCACACTGTCTTGAAGCTGCGAGAATAAACGAACGTTCTTTGCTCCATCCCAGGGATAGATATCAATGGGTTCTGCGCGTTCGGCTTCATCCCGTTCCAGGAAACGAGGCATGAAGAATTCTTTTGTCAGCGTGGTCAACATAACGCGACCTGTTTGACCATACTCTACCGGCTTTTCCGGATCTTTTGGGTCCACGAGTTCGAAAACAGCGCGTGGATGCGGCGGGTAATAAATGATTGCGTAATTATCTGCCGGATTAAACGGCTTATTGCAAGCCAGTCCCATCAACGTATTGCCATAAGTTGGAACAAAATCGATTCCCGGTACCAGCTCTTCGCGCGCAAAGCGGTGGAACTGCGCATTCATTTCTGTTCCTCCGCAAAAAATTCCTTTGATTCCATATTTGACAAGCGAAATTTTTTCACAAAGCGCTTCAAGCAGTTTCGGTGTTGTAAAAACGCAGCGTATGTTTTCGTGCGACTTCAGGATGATCAAAGCCTGATCGATCACGTGTCTCTTATACTCATCCAGTTCCTGCCATTTGCCTGCTTTGATGAGTTTATTGACCCAGCGTGGATCCAGGTCTACGCAAAATGAGATTCCGCCGCGGTGTTGCGCCAGGTGTTCAACGGAAAGTCGCAAACGGCGTGGCCCGCTAGGTCCCAGCATCAACCAATCGCTGCCCGGTGGGAAGCTTTCATTGGATAGAGTATTGCTGAACATCTCGTAGTCGATTTGAAAATCGCGGATGTTGATTCTGCTCTTTGGCACTCCGGTCGAACCACCCGTTTCAAAAACATAAACCGGTTTGTTTGCATATCCTTTGGGCAACCAGCGGCGCACAGGACCACCACGAAGCCATTCATCTTCAAAGTGTCCCAGCAGTTTCAGGTCCTCGTAGCTGCGGATTTTCTCGCGTGGATCAAAATCGAGCTTTTTCGCATACTCCAACCAGAACGGGCAGCCGGTATCCGGATGAAAATGCCACTGAACGACTTCACGGACGTGCGCATCCAGCTTGTCCTTAGCTTTGTTGATTCTCTTTTGCAGATTGTTCATTTTAGCTCTGCAGGCGAGACGCCCGCGTTACCCCGGTTCATTCGCTGATGCCGTATACGTGGTTTAGTGTGCGAACGATGAATGTCTTTTGTGAGATTGCCGGCGTTGCAAGAATCACCTCACCCATTTTGTTCACTGATAAGACTTCGTATGTTGGTCCCGCTTTGACAACAAATATTTCTCCATCTTCGCTCGTGAAATAGAGTTTTCCGTCCGCCGCAACAGGAGATGCGGTAAAAGCGTACGAGCTTCCCTTCCCTCCCAAACGCTGTTGATAAATGCGTTCACCGGTTTTCGCGTTGTACGCCGTTACAACGCCATTGTTCGCGCATGTGTAAAGGTAATCTCCATACACGATCGGGGTAGGCATGTATGGACCACCTCGTTGTTTGCTCCACGCGACAAATTGATTCGATTCCTGATCCTTCTTCAAAGATATATCACCGGTTGCCCCAAGTTTGATCGCATAAATTGGTTGGACAGGAGTGTATCCACTTGTAACATAAATTAAATCGTGAGCAACAAATGGTGTGGGAACGGTGATCTCTGAATTTCCCGCAAGCTTCCACAATTCTTTGCCTGTTAAAGGATCATAGCCGCGAATGAAACCAGTGCCGTTGGTAATCAGTTCAGCGCGGTCCTTTCCAACGTGAACTGTAGGGGAACCCCAGGATGGGATTTCTTCGCGGGGAGTGAGCCATATCTGTTTTCCGCTCTTTACATCAAACGCTCCGATGAAAGAATTCTTGTGTAAATCACATTGAACAATCACCAGATTTTTGTAAAGAACAGGGGAACTACCGTAGCCCCATTCGTAATCGGGATCGTAGAACCATCCGGAGTTCAGTACGCCCAGATCCTTCTTCCAGAGCTGATCCCCCTGCATGTTATAAACCAGCAGTTCTCCATTACCCAGTAAAACTGCGAGATGCTTGCCGTCGGTCGCAGGCGTGGAATTTGCTTGAGTCGATTTCGGATGTCGCTTCACTTCGGGAACTCCTTCAGCGACCAGGCGTTGCCATAAAATCTTTCCGGTTTGCTTGTCCAAACAATAAACTTTCCAGGTGTGTTTCGATAAATCTTTGTCCGGAGCGACATCGCCATAGAGTCCGTGTTTCAGCTTCGAGTCTGGATTGCTGCTGATCGCAGTGGTAACAAAAACTCTATTCCCCCAGACAACCGGACTGGAATGCGCTAAACCCGGGATTTCAGTTTTCCAGCGGATGTTGACTGACTTTCCGGCATCCCATGCGGTAGGTGGATTTTCTCCATCAGCTATTCCTGTTGCATTCAATCCACGAAAGGAGGGCCAGTTTCCCCCAGTCTTCACGCTGAACGAAGAAGATCCTACCGGCGGCGCGCTTACCACTCTTGGAACTTCAGCAGGTGGTTCCGCTGATGCTGTCTTCACTTCCATGCGATTGTAAACGGTGGTGGAACCATCCGGACGTTGTACGTTGAATCCGGCGACTTTGTTTTCTTTGGAGAAAAAAGTAATGGAGAAACCACCCGATTTGAAAGTCGTATTGTCCACCGCCGACAATGGAAAGGGATCAGCACCGGCCGACTGCAGCAGCACTTTCTTGTCCTGGATTCCCACAGTCACTTCATTTCCGGATTCATTGCGAAAGGTTCCGGCATAATCTTGAAGAATTTCATCCGGCACAGCAAACTGGGTTGCTTCTTTCGCTCCCGCCTGCTTTAACGCATCAACAATACTCTGGTCTTGAACTTGTTTGGCGAACTCAAGAGCGTCACTCAACTCTTCCGGCTTCAATTTGCCTTTCTCTAGAATCAGCTTGACCATCGCAGAATCCTTGCTGTCAATAGAGGCTCCAAGCGCATCCGTTACGTCAGTCGCACCTTTTTCCAGCAGGAGTTGTGCGACTTCGACGTGTTTGTTATAGATTGCCCAGGACAACGGTGTGGCTCTATAGAATGTGTCTTTTACATTTACATCCGCGCCCTTTTCGATCAATAGACGGGCGATCTCAACGTGTCCCTTATCGGCGGCGAAGGACAGAGCTGTTGCTCCGTAACGATTCTTCGCGTTTACATCGATTCCTTCCGCCAGAAAGGTTTTTACTTTTTCGACGTCTCCCTTACGAACCGCGTTCCAAAACTCTTCCGTTTTGTCATCGGCAAAAGCCGAACAGGCTAGGAAGAGTACGACTAGCAAAAAAAACTTTCGGAACATTGATGAACTCCTGAAAGTATTATTTATTCTGAATCGCGAACAGACTTTCCCTGGACACGATGAATAGAACTCCATTGCGTGCCACAGGAGTAGTATAAACCGCAGTTCCCATATTGATTTCCGCGATCACCTGTTTCGTCTTTCCTGTTTTCAGAATCGCGACGTCGCCGTCTTCATCTCCCAGATAGACCTTTCCATCCGCAACGAAAGGGGAGCCCCAGATTGCAGCAAATGCTTCGTAGGTCCAGTAGATTTGACCTGTCTTTTCATCGATGCAGTACAGATTTCCGCTGAGATCCGCTGCGTACACTAAACCTTCATGAACCGCGACAGTCGAAAGTGTGCGATTGAACTTGTCAACTCCCAAATGCCAGACGGCTGCCTTGGCTGTGATGTCTCCTTCACCAACCGTTGGATCAATGGAATAGAGGTGTCCCGGCGCTTCGCCATGCTCCGGATCCTGACCTACACCGATGTAAACTCGATCATTGTGAATCACCGGTGTGGCGATTACATAGTTTCGTGTGCCGCTTCCGCCGAGTTCCCACTCCGCGTCTTTTGGATTCAGATCAAATTGCCATAGAGGTTTGCCCGTTTGCGGTTCGAATGCATACACCCATCCGCTGCCGGCCGCGAACAAAACCATCGGTTTACCTCCGATGATACCGTACGATGGATTGGACCACTGTCCATGCAAAATCTTTTCGCCGGGAGAAGCATCTTCCCAAACCAGTCCCCCCGTTTTCTTATTCACAGCAATAAAACTGGGAGCCTGGGGAGAAGGGATATTGATGTGTCCCTCATCCACACCATTGCCGGTGATGACAAAAATCAGATCGCCCACAATCAAGGGAGAACTCGCCGCGAGGTTGTGAGGAAAAACGTCGAGCTCTTCCATCATGTCAAATTTCCAGATGTAATCTGCGTCGAGTTCGCTTTTATCCGCTTCTTCCACGAACGGTCCGTCATTTTCCTTATCCAGAAAACCCTCGGTATCCGCAGCAACAAGTTCAGCACGATTGGAGACGTAATACAGACGATCCCCTTCAATGGCAGGAGTCGAGCAAATTCCTTGCAGAGGCCAATCGTTCACTCGCCCGGCGGAGAGCTTTGGATGCGCAGCCTGCCACAGAAACTTTCCATCGGCTTCGTTGAATGCCATGATGTTGCCCCGGTCCCCAGTCAGCTTTGGGTTACGCAGACCTTCATTGTTTGTGCCGACGAACACTTTACTTTTTGCCACAATCGGCCCCGCATAACTTTGCGATCCGAGCTTAGCGGTCCATTTGATGTTCTTTCCGGATTTCACATCCCAGGAATCAGGAAGATTCTTTTCTGAAGAAACCATGTTTCGGGAAGGTGTTCCTCCGAACATATTGATTTCAGGTTGCTGAGAAAAAGCTGTGAAAGAAACAAGAAGCACGATAAAAAGAAGATATTTGAATTTCATAATTTACTCTTTCGTTATTCTAATATTGTCGTAGTAGATTTCTGCATTTGAGAATCCATAGATTCCAGCGCTGCCGGACCGGATGGGAAGGGGATCTTCCGCTTCCACGGTCCATTGATCCGGTTCCTTCTCTGCGGTTGGCCAAACTTTCGCGCGGAGGATTCCTTTCTCGCCACTCGTATCCACTTTCAATTTCATCGTGTACCATGTGTCAGGTTCCCACTTAAAGGGAATCGTTTGATTGATGCGAAGTTCGGAATCCCAGGATACGAGCTGCAAACGCTGATGATTCCCCATCATGCTGACCTTATAGCCGGATGCTATGATCCCCATATCCGGAAGACGCCGCTTGTTTTTTGCGCCCAGAACATCTGCTTGGATTGTGTAATTGCTCCATGAGGGTGGACCGATGTAAACATCGCCGCTCTGCAGGCCTCTTTCAAGGATTGTCTTTACAAGCACTTTCTTGCCCCCTTTATTGCGGACAAAAAATTTGCCGGTGGCACCGATCCAGTAGGAAGGGCTTTTCTCCAGTTCGATGGTCTCAAAATCTTCGTGCACAGGCAAATCTGGAATAATACGCACACGGGCAGTTGCTTTCAAACCAGCGGCTTCCCCAGTCAGTATGCCTGCAAATGCTCCCTTTGCAGCTGCGACGAATTTTCCAGTGTTATCGATTGTTCCCAGATTTCCCGCAGTCCAGGCTCCTCCGACTTCGCGCAAATATTGACCTTTCTCGTTAAATGCTCGCACCCGGAATTGGGTGGTTTCGCCTGGTTTCAAAATGACATCGGCAGGTACCACCTGCAAAAATGCAGGGACAGCGCCTTTATCCGCAGGCTGTTCTCCGGCACCGGGAATCATTTTGGAAGGTTCCGCTTTGAATTTCGCCTTCTTGTCGCCAATGCAATAAACTCCTTCTTCTGTTGTGAAATAAATTCTTCCGTATGCGATCGCAGGTGAACCATAGATTTCGGCTGTTCGCGCTCCTTTGACAGTTATTTTTTCTGAGTCAAGAACTTTTGCGTTATCCGCCCCTGGCTGCAAAATCGCAATCGTGCCATTGACCTCGGTTGCGTAAATTTTCCCATCTGCAACTACCGGCGATCCTTTTCCCACTGTTCCAAGATTCTGTTTCCAATGGAGTGATCCCGTTTTTGCGTCAAACGCATAAAGGTTCGCTGAGTTGTCAACGATATAAACTATGCCGTTGTGAATTGCTGGAGAAGCGTATCCCGCTTCCACGGTATACCGCCATCGCTCATGAGTCTTTGTAATATCGCCTTTGCCGGTTGCATCAATCGCAACCAGACGGCCCATCGTAGCTTCATCAACATTTTCTTCGCTATGAGTAGCGTAAGCAGTTGTTCCATCCACTACGACTGAAGAGTTGATGCCGCGTTTGCTCAATAGAAATCCCCAAACCTTTTCACCGGTTCGGACTCGGATTGCGTAGATTGCGCCATCGGCATTTCCGCCGATCAGCAACCGTTCACCGTTAATCACAGCAACAACGGGAGTGGAATAAACGTTGAAGTCATATACAGCGCCGCCCGGGGTGGAGAT encodes:
- a CDS encoding DUF5996 family protein; its protein translation is MTDWPQLPFPEWKDTCATLHMWTQIVGKIRLTRTPWVNHSWHATLYVTSRGLTTSPIPNGTTTFQIDFDFIDHKLLLQTSDGAVKTMALAPRSVADFYKELFELLADLNLKTKIHKVPNEAPSTIPFDKDTEHASYDAEYANRFFRTLVQVDRVFKKFRARFIGKCSPVHLFWGAFDLAVTRFSGRRAPEHPGGIPHLPDWITREAYSHEVSSCGFWPGNEQLPQPVFYSYAYPEPATFRNAIVHPDDASYNPDFREFLLPYESVRLYASPEKTLLEFLQSTYEAAADAAAWDRSELERIGEF
- a CDS encoding dihydrofolate reductase family protein; the encoded protein is MRKVKYLVANSLDNFIARKDGSVDWLFHEGDYGMREFFASIDTVLMGRKTYEFALAHSPKRKQKNKSAKPKKKASSKHAIQTYVFSRTIQTTPDEGATIISENGNEFVRALKNEPGKDIWLMGGGDLARSLFVENLVDEISLNIHPVLLGSGIPLFPEIGRQLDLELLDCKTHKNGCVQVAYRVKN
- a CDS encoding AraC family transcriptional regulator is translated as MKRQRENSHFQVVLDDGGRLSRRKTELLSDCAYLFQDELEVGGVLTSTVIMCAAWLLELYEMNSGEILFIKGQEHIHATAKRFGVFYPPFSIAQPYFKNAKARLIGIAATASLPSGLINSPTIFEVPVFKAPECAANAIEILKAGQNHQTVDKNPKPSLLSHNAKRLIDENYLSYPSIARIAGRLNVTHEHLSRQFKRDLGMSPSEYLRHLRVADAPLRLARGEEIIDVSYEVGYNDLSRFYKQFRKTTHTAPGKCKTILRPTQK
- a CDS encoding type II toxin-antitoxin system VapC family toxin produces the protein MACLDTTFLVDLIREVRRRKTGPATNLLKKLLENGHSLTISLFTIAELYAGIQTHTGRERESLDEILALFEVLPFGTSTARIFGVLYGSLRAQGREIGVIDTLIASVAIEYNEVLITQNIKHFSRIPGLVTKSYD
- a CDS encoding aldehyde dehydrogenase family protein; the encoded protein is MLHIPILRAGQPYKSLNTVRVAHFQTGEPFVEVSQANTGLISKDLTAAKEHRNALETLTVSELIVICKRAAHVFSGSNLMLDDEHQQSPEDYIRQTSATTGMPEVLCRKNMAKIHLVLDNMESVLYGLTRGLNLSVLDNGYGMQNGHEVSYLCLSNVLGAILPNNSPGVHTLWLPSLPLKVPVILKPGREEPWTPYRIAQAFIQAGCPPEAFGFYPTDHSGATEIMLRCDRLILFGDESTVSKWAGDRRVQVHGPGRSKLLIGNDKIAEWYKYSDVMVTSALENGGRSCINASGVWVPAHGKEIALHLAKRLVKIDALPMDHPHAQIAAFVNPQVAQRISELIDRYLQIPGAEDMTAKLREGGRLIQKDGCTFLLPTVIWCEDPEHPLANIEFLFPYISVIETHQEEMPHRIGPTLVVTALTENKRFIDQLLSSRNVDRLNIGPVPTNQVSWYQPHEGNLFEHLYRQRSLQTV
- a CDS encoding ankyrin repeat domain-containing protein gives rise to the protein MFRKFFLLVVLFLACSAFADDKTEEFWNAVRKGDVEKVKTFLAEGIDVNAKNRYGATALSFAADKGHVEIARLLIEKGADVNVKDTFYRATPLSWAIYNKHVEVAQLLLEKGATDVTDALGASIDSKDSAMVKLILEKGKLKPEELSDALEFAKQVQDQSIVDALKQAGAKEATQFAVPDEILQDYAGTFRNESGNEVTVGIQDKKVLLQSAGADPFPLSAVDNTTFKSGGFSITFFSKENKVAGFNVQRPDGSTTVYNRMEVKTASAEPPAEVPRVVSAPPVGSSSFSVKTGGNWPSFRGLNATGIADGENPPTAWDAGKSVNIRWKTEIPGLAHSSPVVWGNRVFVTTAISSNPDSKLKHGLYGDVAPDKDLSKHTWKVYCLDKQTGKILWQRLVAEGVPEVKRHPKSTQANSTPATDGKHLAVLLGNGELLVYNMQGDQLWKKDLGVLNSGWFYDPDYEWGYGSSPVLYKNLVIVQCDLHKNSFIGAFDVKSGKQIWLTPREEIPSWGSPTVHVGKDRAELITNGTGFIRGYDPLTGKELWKLAGNSEITVPTPFVAHDLIYVTSGYTPVQPIYAIKLGATGDISLKKDQESNQFVAWSKQRGGPYMPTPIVYGDYLYTCANNGVVTAYNAKTGERIYQQRLGGKGSSYAFTASPVAADGKLYFTSEDGEIFVVKAGPTYEVLSVNKMGEVILATPAISQKTFIVRTLNHVYGISE
- a CDS encoding PQQ-binding-like beta-propeller repeat protein, yielding MKFKYLLFIVLLVSFTAFSQQPEINMFGGTPSRNMVSSEKNLPDSWDVKSGKNIKWTAKLGSQSYAGPIVAKSKVFVGTNNEGLRNPKLTGDRGNIMAFNEADGKFLWQAAHPKLSAGRVNDWPLQGICSTPAIEGDRLYYVSNRAELVAADTEGFLDKENDGPFVEEADKSELDADYIWKFDMMEELDVFPHNLAASSPLIVGDLIFVITGNGVDEGHINIPSPQAPSFIAVNKKTGGLVWEDASPGEKILHGQWSNPSYGIIGGKPMVLFAAGSGWVYAFEPQTGKPLWQFDLNPKDAEWELGGSGTRNYVIATPVIHNDRVYIGVGQDPEHGEAPGHLYSIDPTVGEGDITAKAAVWHLGVDKFNRTLSTVAVHEGLVYAADLSGNLYCIDEKTGQIYWTYEAFAAIWGSPFVADGKVYLGDEDGDVAILKTGKTKQVIAEINMGTAVYTTPVARNGVLFIVSRESLFAIQNK
- a CDS encoding PQQ-binding-like beta-propeller repeat protein, with the protein product MHSIKIVLVISLLLISSFSFADWPSWRGPNQDGASPEKGLISQWSVSGENLIWKADFVGRSTPVVMNGRVYVIGRTGHGITMQEHIACYDAKDGRKIWEKKYNVYNSTVPFSRLGWASLVGDPETGNVYAHGVGGLLICLDKDGKQLWIHSLTEEYGHLSGYGGRTDTPIVDEDMLIMGFVSSSWGDQVPPRHRFHAFDKRTGELRYISTPGGAVYDFNVYSTPVVAVINGERLLIGGNADGAIYAIRVRTGEKVWGFLLSKRGINSSVVVDGTTAYATHSEENVDEATMGRLVAIDATGKGDITKTHERWRYTVEAGYASPAIHNGIVYIVDNSANLYAFDAKTGSLHWKQNLGTVGKGSPVVADGKIYATEVNGTIAILQPGADNAKVLDSEKITVKGARTAEIYGSPAIAYGRIYFTTEEGVYCIGDKKAKFKAEPSKMIPGAGEQPADKGAVPAFLQVVPADVILKPGETTQFRVRAFNEKGQYLREVGGAWTAGNLGTIDNTGKFVAAAKGAFAGILTGEAAGLKATARVRIIPDLPVHEDFETIELEKSPSYWIGATGKFFVRNKGGKKVLVKTILERGLQSGDVYIGPPSWSNYTIQADVLGAKNKRRLPDMGIIASGYKVSMMGNHQRLQLVSWDSELRINQTIPFKWEPDTWYTMKLKVDTSGEKGILRAKVWPTAEKEPDQWTVEAEDPLPIRSGSAGIYGFSNAEIYYDNIRITKE